A single region of the Pontimicrobium sp. SW4 genome encodes:
- a CDS encoding twin-arginine translocase TatA/TatE family subunit → MSLFMIPLAIGAPQIILIVVVVLLLFGGKKIPELMRGLGSGIKEFKDASKEDEKEKEPTKE, encoded by the coding sequence ATGAGTTTATTTATGATACCTTTAGCTATAGGAGCTCCACAAATTATTTTAATTGTGGTAGTGGTTTTACTATTATTTGGTGGAAAGAAAATTCCAGAACTTATGAGAGGATTAGGAAGTGGCATTAAAGAGTTTAAAGATGCCAGTAAAGAGGATGAAAAAGAAAAAGAGCCTACAAAAGAATAA
- a CDS encoding GH3 auxin-responsive promoter family protein, translating into MKLGKITSFKALLAKPFAKQIQKKVNKWANNPIKTQQKVFEKLISSATSTDFGKDHDFISINSYEDFQKRVPIRDYEALKPYVERVVQGEKNILWKGKPIYFAKTSGTTSGSKYIPITKESMPSHTEAARNAILMYVAETGKTSFVNGKMIFLQGSPILQEKKGIKLGRLSGIVAHYVPKYLQKNRMPSWETNCIEDWETKVEAIVDETLNEDMTIISGIPSWVQMYFERLHQRTNKKIGDVFKNFNLFIFGGVNYEPYRAKFESLIGRKVDSIELYPASEGFFAFQDKQNQKGMLLQLNSGIFYEFVKAEEFFNEKPKRITIKDVELGVNYVMIISTNAGLWAYNIGDTVEFTSLKPYRVIVSGRIKHYISAFGEHVIGKEVEQAMQEATSNSDVIVSEFTVAPQINPKQGLPYHEWFVEFENEVENLELLASKLDESLQNQNSYYKDLIQGKVLQPLKIATVKNQGFTHYMKSVGKLGGQNKIPRLSNDRVIADILYKSNLVN; encoded by the coding sequence ATGAAACTAGGAAAAATCACATCCTTTAAAGCATTATTGGCTAAGCCTTTTGCTAAACAAATTCAGAAAAAAGTTAATAAGTGGGCTAATAATCCTATTAAAACACAACAAAAGGTTTTTGAAAAGTTAATTTCATCAGCTACTTCAACAGATTTTGGAAAGGATCATGATTTTATTAGTATTAATTCGTATGAAGATTTTCAAAAAAGAGTTCCAATTAGAGATTATGAAGCATTAAAGCCTTATGTAGAGCGTGTAGTTCAAGGAGAAAAAAATATACTTTGGAAGGGAAAACCAATATATTTTGCAAAAACTTCAGGAACAACTTCTGGCTCTAAGTATATTCCAATTACTAAGGAAAGTATGCCTTCGCATACCGAAGCCGCTAGAAATGCTATTTTAATGTATGTTGCAGAAACTGGTAAAACGAGTTTTGTAAATGGGAAAATGATTTTTTTACAAGGAAGTCCAATTCTACAGGAAAAAAAAGGTATAAAACTCGGGCGTCTTTCAGGAATTGTAGCTCATTACGTACCTAAATATCTTCAAAAAAACAGAATGCCTAGTTGGGAAACAAATTGTATTGAAGATTGGGAAACCAAAGTTGAAGCGATTGTGGATGAGACTTTAAATGAAGATATGACTATTATTAGTGGTATTCCTTCATGGGTTCAAATGTATTTTGAACGTCTTCATCAAAGAACTAACAAAAAAATAGGAGATGTTTTTAAGAATTTTAATTTATTCATATTTGGAGGTGTTAACTACGAACCATATAGAGCTAAATTTGAAAGTCTAATTGGTAGGAAAGTAGATAGTATTGAGCTATATCCAGCAAGTGAAGGCTTTTTTGCATTTCAAGACAAACAGAATCAAAAAGGTATGTTATTGCAATTAAATTCTGGAATTTTTTATGAATTTGTAAAAGCTGAAGAATTCTTTAATGAGAAACCTAAACGAATCACTATTAAAGACGTTGAATTAGGCGTTAACTATGTTATGATAATTTCCACCAACGCTGGCCTTTGGGCTTACAACATTGGAGATACAGTAGAATTTACCTCTCTAAAACCTTATAGAGTTATTGTTTCTGGGCGTATCAAGCATTATATTTCTGCTTTTGGAGAACATGTGATAGGTAAAGAGGTAGAGCAGGCTATGCAAGAAGCTACAAGTAATAGTGATGTTATAGTTTCAGAGTTTACAGTAGCACCTCAAATTAATCCAAAACAAGGATTGCCTTACCACGAATGGTTTGTAGAATTTGAAAATGAAGTTGAAAACTTAGAGTTGTTGGCAAGCAAGCTAGACGAATCTTTACAGAATCAAAATTCGTACTATAAAGATTTGATTCAAGGAAAAGTGCTTCAACCATTAAAAATAGCGACTGTAAAAAATCAAGGATTTACACACTATATGAAATCGGTTGGAAAACTTGGAGGACAAAATAAAATACCTAGACTATCTAACGACAGGGTGATAGCAGACATTCTTTATAAAAGTAATTTAGTTAATTAG
- a CDS encoding M23 family metallopeptidase has product MSNKKNKQKKLAKKLLHKYRLVILNEDTFEERFAIKLTRLNVFVIMSLSAIVLIVLTTILIAFTSIREYIPGYSSTKLKKEATNLSFKTDSLQQVVTMNEQYLESIKRVLKGDVTTIEFNKDSIIRAAELDTEGYNLNPSREDSLLREKVNKEDKYNLFESATSKVNFVLFPPVTGTISEGYNVEEKHFAVDIVVAKGTPVKAADDGTVVLAEWTTQTGYVVIIDHGNGLISAYKHNASLTKEQGDLVKAGEVIAISGDAGELTTGPHLHFELWTDGYPIDPTTFIDFE; this is encoded by the coding sequence ATGTCAAACAAGAAAAACAAACAAAAAAAGTTAGCTAAAAAACTACTGCATAAGTACCGACTAGTTATACTTAACGAAGACACTTTTGAAGAACGCTTCGCTATTAAATTAACGAGGTTAAATGTGTTTGTAATCATGTCGTTATCTGCTATTGTTTTAATTGTTTTAACGACTATTCTAATTGCGTTTACTTCAATAAGAGAATACATACCAGGATATTCATCAACCAAATTAAAAAAAGAAGCGACTAATCTTAGTTTTAAAACAGATTCATTACAACAGGTAGTTACAATGAATGAACAGTATTTGGAATCTATTAAGCGCGTTTTAAAAGGGGATGTAACTACTATTGAATTTAACAAAGACTCTATAATTAGAGCAGCAGAACTTGATACAGAAGGATACAATTTAAATCCTTCAAGAGAAGATTCTTTATTGAGAGAAAAAGTCAATAAGGAGGATAAATACAATCTTTTTGAGTCTGCCACTTCAAAAGTAAACTTTGTGCTATTTCCACCAGTAACAGGCACTATTAGTGAAGGTTATAATGTAGAAGAAAAACACTTTGCAGTAGATATTGTTGTCGCTAAAGGAACACCAGTTAAGGCAGCAGATGATGGGACTGTTGTTTTAGCAGAATGGACTACACAAACAGGTTACGTTGTGATTATAGATCATGGTAACGGACTCATTTCTGCATATAAACATAATGCATCGTTAACCAAAGAACAAGGAGATTTGGTAAAGGCAGGAGAAGTAATAGCTATTTCTGGAGATGCAGGCGAGTTAACAACTGGACCGCACTTACATTTTGAGCTTTGGACAGATGGCTACCCAATAGATCCAACCACTTTTATAGATTTTGAATAA